One window of Streptomyces sp. NBC_00273 genomic DNA carries:
- a CDS encoding FecCD family ABC transporter permease has product MDSSEPATAAAPHGCDGAGSVPVQPPHGSDRAGTVSGRAPQGAERTVTAPADPSSRSAPEGTPRRAPAPGAPPVAADPGAPAGPGASRARPEPEPRGRSRRPALLTAALVTTLALLALLSAGVGAYDIPLTDVLASVQHHLGLGGAPLDRVGESVLWNVRLPRVVLALLVGASLGCAGALMQGVFGNPLAEPGVIGISAGAAVGAVAAIGLGLSFFGNWTITVCAFVAGLITVSSVYLLSRNGGKTEVVTLILTGIAVNAFAGALIGLFVFFADSGQVNQITFWQLGSLAQATWPKVLAVLPCAVAGLLIAPLYSRRLDLLSLGERPARHLGIEVERLRLALILVVALLTAAAVAVAGVITFIGLLVPHLLRMANGPGHRFLVPGSALAGAVVLVAGDLAARTLAQPAELPLGVLTALIGSPFFFWLLRRTRRKQGGWA; this is encoded by the coding sequence ATGGACTCCAGCGAGCCGGCCACCGCGGCGGCCCCGCACGGTTGCGACGGGGCCGGGAGCGTGCCGGTGCAACCCCCGCACGGCTCCGACAGGGCCGGGACCGTCTCGGGGCGAGCCCCGCAGGGCGCCGAACGCACCGTCACCGCGCCTGCCGACCCCTCGTCACGTTCGGCGCCCGAAGGGACGCCCCGGCGGGCACCCGCCCCCGGCGCACCCCCCGTGGCCGCCGACCCCGGCGCCCCTGCCGGGCCCGGCGCCTCCCGGGCCCGGCCCGAACCCGAGCCGCGCGGGCGGAGCCGCAGGCCCGCCCTCCTCACCGCCGCCCTCGTCACGACCCTCGCCCTGCTCGCCCTGCTCTCCGCAGGGGTCGGCGCCTACGACATCCCCCTCACGGACGTCCTCGCCTCCGTCCAGCACCACCTCGGCCTCGGCGGAGCCCCCCTCGACCGGGTCGGCGAGAGCGTGCTGTGGAACGTCCGCCTCCCCCGCGTCGTGCTCGCCCTGCTCGTCGGCGCCAGCCTCGGCTGCGCGGGCGCCCTCATGCAGGGCGTCTTCGGCAACCCCCTCGCCGAGCCGGGCGTCATCGGCATCTCGGCCGGCGCCGCCGTCGGCGCGGTCGCCGCCATCGGCCTCGGCCTCAGCTTCTTCGGCAACTGGACCATCACCGTCTGCGCGTTCGTCGCGGGCCTGATCACCGTCAGCTCGGTCTACCTCCTCTCCCGCAACGGCGGGAAGACGGAGGTCGTCACCCTCATCCTCACCGGCATCGCCGTCAACGCCTTCGCCGGCGCCCTCATCGGCCTGTTCGTCTTCTTCGCGGACAGCGGCCAGGTCAACCAGATCACCTTCTGGCAGCTCGGCTCCCTCGCCCAGGCCACTTGGCCCAAGGTCCTCGCCGTCCTGCCCTGCGCCGTCGCCGGGCTGCTGATCGCCCCCCTCTACTCCCGCCGCCTCGACCTCCTCTCCCTCGGCGAACGCCCGGCCCGCCACCTCGGCATCGAGGTGGAGCGGCTGCGCCTCGCCCTCATCCTCGTCGTCGCGCTGCTCACCGCCGCCGCCGTCGCCGTGGCCGGCGTCATCACCTTCATCGGCCTGCTCGTCCCGCACCTGCTGCGCATGGCCAACGGCCCCGGCCACCGCTTCCTGGTCCCCGGCAGCGCCCTCGCCGGCGCCGTCGTCCTGGTCGCGGGCGACCTGGCCGCCCGTACCCTCGCCCAGCCCGCCGAGCTGCCGCTCGGTGTGTTGACCGCCCTGATCGGCAGCCCGTTCTTCTTCTGGCTGCTGCGCCGCACCCGCCGCAAGCAAGGAGGCTGGGCGTGA